The following are encoded together in the Humulus lupulus chromosome 5, drHumLupu1.1, whole genome shotgun sequence genome:
- the LOC133777457 gene encoding uncharacterized protein LOC133777457 — protein MEINKEIDDNTNTNTNTTTENDRKQALKARRRRCLIAVGATIIVLIMVIFIVILVLALTIFKPKQPKTELISTSVEGVSPHVSLPAVRIELNITLHLKILVENRNYASLQHNGGKSLLFYRDNQVGDADIFPGNIPARGSTTLSCRLTIEVDQIIGPDLSGLISAILSGELDMETRTTIPGRVTFLGFIKKHVVAVSTCQLTVGLLDMKIRDQVCESQTKI, from the coding sequence ATGGAGATCAATAAAGAGATCGATGACAACACCAACACCAATACCAACACTACAACCGAAAATGACCGCAAGCAAGCACTCAAAGCGCGAAGACGCCGCTGTCTGATCGCAGTTGGAGCCACAATCATAGTCCTCATCATGGTTATCTTCATTGTCATCCTCGTCCTCGCTTTAACAATTTTCAAGCCCAAGCAGCCGAAAACCGAGCTTATCTCGACTAGCGTTGAAGGTGTAAGCCCCCACGTCTCCTTACCTGCGGTTCGAATTGAACTCAACATCACCCTCCACCTGAAAATCCTAGTTGAGAATAGGAACTATGCTAGCCTTCAGCACAATGGCGGAAAGAGCTTGTTGTTTTATCGGGACAACCAGGTGGGGGATGCTGATATCTTCCCTGGAAATATTCCGGCCAGAGGCTCCACCACGCTCTCTTGCCGGCTGACAATCGAGGTGGACCAGATTATTGGTCCGGACTTAAGTGGGCTGATCAGCGCTATTCTATCTGGCGAGCTCGACATGGAAACAAGGACAACTATTCCCGGCAGGGTTACCTTCCTTGGATTTATTAAGAAACATGTGGTGGCTGTATCCACTTGCCAGTTAACCGTTGGTCTTCTTGACATGAAGATCCGGGACCAGGTTTGTGAGAGCCAGACCAAAATTTGA